From a region of the Lactuca sativa cultivar Salinas chromosome 4, Lsat_Salinas_v11, whole genome shotgun sequence genome:
- the LOC128133211 gene encoding uncharacterized protein LOC128133211, producing MALFQLKHRNHLCSATTPLPLPFYCYVVAATSPPKCHSRCLLRRGQPRGGTVEDWRWVLGHYRCQVVVATAATHHRWVECVLLSKWVFCLAGDRKEETATIVKWWLPPFTTVGRRAPLVRESVIQQLGLSLRDFNSVGLCLWDFSSVRYFVFKGKESARSQRITLWFSAHEIFGITL from the exons ATGGCGTTGTTTCAGTTGAAACACCGAAACCACCTTTGTTCCGCAACTACACCTCTGCCGCTTCCTTTCTATTGTTACGTTGTTGCTGCTACTTCGCCACCCAAATGCCACAGTCGCTGCCTGTTACGTCGTGGGCAGCCGAGGGGGGGAACCGTCGAAGATTGGAGATGGGTTTTAGGTCACTACCGTTGTCAAGTCGTTGTTGCTACCGCTGCTACCCACCACAGGTGGGTGGAGTGTGTTCTACTTTCGAAGTGGGTGTTCTGTTTAGCCGGAGATCGCAAGGAAGAAACTGCCACGATCGTGAAGTGGTGGTTGCCGCCATTCACCACCGTCGGGCGTCGGGCGCCACTAg ttcgggaatctgtcatccagcagttggggttgagtttgcgggacttcaacagcgtgggattgtgtctatgggacttcagcagtgtgag gtacttcgttttcaaaggaaaggagtcggctcgatcgcagcgcatcacactatggttttccgcacatgagatctttgggattacactctga